One stretch of Manis pentadactyla isolate mManPen7 chromosome 10, mManPen7.hap1, whole genome shotgun sequence DNA includes these proteins:
- the TMEM106C gene encoding LOW QUALITY PROTEIN: transmembrane protein 106C (The sequence of the model RefSeq protein was modified relative to this genomic sequence to represent the inferred CDS: inserted 1 base in 1 codon; substituted 3 bases at 3 genomic stop codons), which translates to MAVAPAAPSSRPHRDFQVRNVTRRRPPAARRARAHARRHRPPASSFRRVRTECLALGAPKRQHSRTRCGWHIPTVESQHSTSAPTPSFKRKKEDDREDWLADLEQEEAIAQFPYVEFPRKESITCRTCQGTGYIPTEQVNELAALISHSDQRLQPQRAXXAACPPVLLCLPASGLVVFFLFPLLVLVGDDGIKVVKVTFNKQDSLLILTITATLKIRNSNLYPVAVTSLSCQVQYMNTVVGAYMAANISLIPPGVSNWYAVLLVTFTVKAEMGGPFXYVYFFCMSPSILVHNVMIFMXTSVKIPYVGCMTQSSLETHHYVDCDGANSTAV; encoded by the exons ATGGCTGTGGCCCCGGCAGCTCCTTCCTCCCGGCCCCACAGAGACTTTCAGGTCCGGAATGTGAC TCGGCGCCGACCTCCAGCCGCGAGGAGGGCCCGCGCCCACGCACGCAGGCACCGCCCCCCAGCGTCTTCCTTTCGGCGCGTGCGCACCGAGTGCTTGGCGCTCGGCGCACCGAAGAGGCAG CATTCTAGGACACGATGCGGGTGGCACATCCCGACCGTGGAGTCCCAGCATTCTACCTCTGCTCCTACCCCTTCCttcaagaggaagaaagaagatgACAGGGAAGACTGGCTGGCTGACCTGGAGCAGGAAGAAGCCATTGCTCAGTTCCCGTATGTGGAGTTCCCCCGTAAAGAGAGCATCACCTGTCGTACCTGCCAAGGGACAGGCTACATTCCAACCG AACAAGTAAATGAGTTGGCAGCTTTGATCTCCCACAGCGATCAGAGATTGCAGCCTCAGAGAGCATGA TAAGCAGCATGTCCTCCTGTCCTGCTGTGTCTCCCGGCATCTGGTTTGGTGGTCTTCTTCCTGTTCCCACTTTTGGTCCTGGTGGGTGATGATGGTATCAAAGTGGTGAAAGTCACATTTAATAAGCAGGACTcccttttaatcctcacaatcacA GCCACCCTGAAAATAAGGAACTCCAACCTCTACCCTGTTGCAGTGACCAGCCTGTCCTGCCAGGTTCAGTACATGAACACAGTGGTTGGTGCCTATATGGCAGCTAACATCTCCCTCATTCCACCTGGAGTGAGCAACTGGTATGCTGTTCTTTTG GTGACTTTTACTGTGAAGGCTGAGATGGGTGGACCAT TTTACGTGTA CTTCTTCTGTATGTCACCCAGTATCCTGGTGCACAACGTAATGATCTTCATGTG AACTTCAGTGAAGATACCTTACGTTGGCTGCATGACCCAGAGCTCCTTGGAGACACACCATTATGTGGACTGTGATGGAGCCAATTCCACAGCTGTTTAA